CGGTGCGGTGCGCGGGCGCTTCCGCGATCATGCCGACGGCCCGGTGCCCCGGCGGCTTCCGCGACGAACCCGGCGGGCGCGGACACAGCCCCCTGCCCCGGCGCCGGGAGCCGACGGCACCGCCGTCCCGCCCCGAAGGGCCCGCCGGTACCATCCGGCGCATGGAACCCCAGGTGTCGCACCAGGTCGCCGACTCCGTCGCCACCGTGCTCATCTCCCACCCGGCCAAGCGCAACGCGATGACCGCCGCGATGTGGCGCGCCCTGCCGCCGCTGCTGGACGGACTGGCCGCCGATCCCCGGGTGCGCGCGCTCGTGCTGACCGGCGAGGGCGGCACCTTCTGCGCGGGCGCGGACATCTCCACGCTGCGGGGGTCGCCCGCCGAGGCGCAGGAGCTGGCGGTGGCGGCCGAGGAGGCCCTCGCCGCGTTCCCCAAGCCGGCCCTCGCGGTCGTGCGCGGCCACTGCGTGGGCGGCGGTGCCCAGCTCGCGGCGGCCTGCGACCTGCGGCTGGCGCAGGAGGGCGCGCTGTTCGGGGTGACGCCCGCGAAGCTCGGCATCGTGTATCCCGCGTCCTCGACCCGCCGGCTGGTGGCGCTGGTGGGGCCGGCGACCGCCAAGCACCTGCTGTTCTCGGGCGAGTTCATCGACGCGGAGCGCGCCCTGCGCACCGGGCTCGTGGACGAGGTGCTGCCGGAGGGGGAACTGGGCGAACGGGTCGCGGAGCTGACCCGGACCCTGGTGTCCCGCTCGCAGCTCACCCAGGCCGCGGCGAAGGAGTTCGCGGACGGCCGCACCGACCGGGACGCCCACTGGGCGCGGCAGGCGCGCGGCAGCGACGACGCCGCGGAGGGCGTCGCCGCGTTCCTGGAGCGCAGGCCGCCCCGCTTCGCCTGGAGCGTGCCCGCGCCGGACTGAACCGCCGGCGGCGGCGAACGGGACGGGCGGCGCCCGCCCTCCCCGCCCCGGCGGCCCGCCGGGGCGGCCGCCCTGATCCCCGGTCGTCGGTGTCACCTGCCACAATTGCCGCGCAACCTCAGTGAGAAGGCGGTACGGGATCGTGACGACACCCCTCGTAGGGTCCATCGAAGGCAGGATCGCCGGGGAGCTCGGCGTACGGGAGCGGCAGGTGAAGGCCGCGGTGGAGCTGCTCGACGGCGGTTCGACGGTGCCCTTCATCGCCCGCTACCGCAAGGAAGCCACCGAGATGCTCGACGACGCGCAGCTGCGCACGATCGAGGAGCGGCTGCGCTACCTGCGGGAGCTGGAGGAGCGGCGCACGGCGGTCCTGGAGTCGGTGCGCGAGCAGGGCAGGCTCACCGAGGAGCTGGAGGCCCGCATCCGCGGCGCCGAGACCAAGGCGCGGCTGGAGGACGTCTACCTGCCGTTCAAGCCCAAGCGGCGCACCAAGGCGCAGATCGCGCGCGAGGCGGGCCTGGAGCCGCTCGCCGAGGGCCTGCTCGCCGACCCGGCGACCGAGCCGCTGGCGGCCGCCGCCGCGTTCGTGGACGCCGGCAAGGGCGTCACCGACCCGCAGGCCGCGCTGGAGGGCGCCCGGGCGATCCTGGCCGAGCGGTTCGCCGAGGACGCCGACCTGATCGGCGAGCTGCGCGAACGCATGTGGGTGCGCGGCCGGCTGGTGGCGAAGGTCCGCGAGGGCAAGGAGGAGGCGGGCGCGAAGTTCGCCGACTACTTCGACTTCACCGAGCCGTTCACCGAACTGCCCTCGCACCGCGTCCTGGCGATGCTGCGCGGTGAGAAAGAGGAGGTCCTCGACCTCGTCCTGGAGCCGGAGGAGCCCACCCAGGGCCCCTCCTCGTACGAGGGGATCGTCGCTTCGAGGTTCGCCGTCGCCGACCGGGGGCGGCCCGCCGACAAGTGGCTGGCGGACACGGTCCGCTGGGCCTGGCGCACCCGGATCCTGGTCCGCCTCGGCATCGACCTCAGGCTGCGGCTGCGCACGGCCGCCGAGGACGCGGCCGTGCAGGTGTTCGCCGCCAACCTGCGGGACCTGCTG
This is a stretch of genomic DNA from Streptomyces sp. TG1A-8. It encodes these proteins:
- a CDS encoding enoyl-CoA hydratase/isomerase family protein is translated as MEPQVSHQVADSVATVLISHPAKRNAMTAAMWRALPPLLDGLAADPRVRALVLTGEGGTFCAGADISTLRGSPAEAQELAVAAEEALAAFPKPALAVVRGHCVGGGAQLAAACDLRLAQEGALFGVTPAKLGIVYPASSTRRLVALVGPATAKHLLFSGEFIDAERALRTGLVDEVLPEGELGERVAELTRTLVSRSQLTQAAAKEFADGRTDRDAHWARQARGSDDAAEGVAAFLERRPPRFAWSVPAPD